One stretch of Desulfovulcanus ferrireducens DNA includes these proteins:
- a CDS encoding ribonuclease HII — translation MNALVPLRISSEHIAGVDEAGRGCLAGPVVAAAVILPDNFFLPGLNDSKKLSPQKREKIAVEIKAQAKAWAVGLAWPKEIDRINILQATLVAMTRAVKNLKRPPGFLLIDGNQTIPLDVAQKAIVGGDAQVPSISAASILAKTFRDHLMFHLDRRYPGYGFAKHKGYGTKEHRLAIKRLGPSPIHRKTFKGVLRHREEKRLCLPNI, via the coding sequence GTGAATGCCTTGGTCCCCTTGAGGATTTCATCAGAACATATAGCCGGCGTTGATGAAGCAGGTCGTGGTTGTTTGGCCGGACCTGTTGTTGCTGCCGCTGTAATCCTGCCTGACAATTTTTTTCTCCCCGGACTTAACGATTCCAAAAAGCTAAGCCCTCAAAAACGCGAAAAAATTGCTGTAGAGATCAAGGCCCAGGCCAAAGCCTGGGCCGTTGGTCTTGCTTGGCCTAAAGAGATTGATCGAATCAATATTCTGCAGGCTACACTTGTGGCCATGACACGGGCCGTTAAAAATTTAAAGCGACCCCCCGGTTTCCTCCTTATAGATGGCAACCAAACCATACCTTTGGATGTTGCTCAAAAAGCCATAGTGGGTGGAGATGCACAGGTGCCAAGCATATCCGCGGCTTCGATTCTGGCCAAGACATTTCGCGATCATTTAATGTTTCATTTAGACAGGCGTTATCCTGGTTATGGATTTGCCAAGCATAAAGGTTATGGAACCAAAGAGCATCGTTTGGCCATTAAACGGCTGGGACCTTCCCCCATACATAGAAAAACTTTTAAGGGTGTGCTGAGACACCGAGAAGAGAAAAGATTGTGCTTGCCAAACATTTAA
- a CDS encoding YraN family protein: protein MLAKHLSLGQSGEELAASYLRKKKYKILDRNWECKFGELDLVCRHKKIIVFVEVKTRSASGMVHPCEALPELKQKRLLKAASLYLSRNDLWDQRCRFDLICVIVEKNSADIEHVQNAFEFIYTMGSSHSSWQPW, encoded by the coding sequence GTGCTTGCCAAACATTTAAGTCTTGGCCAGAGCGGAGAAGAGCTGGCGGCATCTTATTTACGCAAAAAGAAGTATAAAATTTTGGATAGGAACTGGGAATGTAAATTTGGAGAGCTTGACTTGGTGTGTCGGCACAAGAAGATAATTGTCTTTGTTGAAGTAAAGACAAGGTCGGCTTCAGGGATGGTTCACCCGTGCGAAGCCTTGCCCGAACTTAAACAGAAAAGACTATTGAAGGCAGCTAGCCTGTATTTGAGTAGAAATGATCTTTGGGATCAAAGGTGCCGTTTTGATTTGATATGTGTGATAGTGGAAAAAAATAGCGCGGATATAGAGCATGTGCAAAACGCTTTCGAGTTCATCTACACTATGGGTAGTAGCCACTCCTCTTGGCAACCTTGGTGA
- the rplS gene encoding 50S ribosomal protein L19, producing the protein MNVLQQIEREQMRMDLPKFKAGDTVRVHVRIIEGEKERIQVFQGIVLRVNRGTTNATFVVRKISDGIGVERVFPMHSPFIERIEVVSEGKVRQGRIYYLRGLKGKAARIKSKETWN; encoded by the coding sequence ATGAACGTTTTGCAACAGATTGAAAGAGAACAAATGCGTATGGATCTGCCGAAGTTCAAGGCAGGCGATACTGTGAGGGTACATGTGCGTATTATCGAGGGTGAAAAAGAGAGAATTCAAGTATTTCAGGGGATAGTACTTAGAGTAAATCGAGGAACAACTAACGCTACTTTTGTGGTCCGCAAAATTTCAGATGGTATTGGGGTAGAGAGAGTATTCCCCATGCATTCTCCTTTTATCGAGCGCATTGAAGTGGTCAGCGAAGGAAAGGTACGGCAGGGTAGAATCTACTACTTGCGTGGACTGAAAGGTAAAGCCGCTCGTATTAAGAGTAAAGAAACTTGGAATTAA